A section of the Pseudorasbora parva isolate DD20220531a chromosome 2, ASM2467924v1, whole genome shotgun sequence genome encodes:
- the wipi2 gene encoding WD repeat domain phosphoinositide-interacting protein 2 isoform X1, giving the protein MNLASQSGEAGCSQLLFANFNQDNTSLAVGTKSGYKFFSLSSVDKLEQIYECTDTEDVCIVERLFSSSLVAIVSLKAPRKLKVCHFKKGTEICNYSYSNTILAVKLNRQRLIVCLEESLYIHNIRDMKVLHTIRETPPNPSGLCALSISNDNCYLAYPGSATIGEVQVFDTVNLRAANMIPAHDSPLAALAFDASGTKLATASEKGTVIRVFCIPEGQKLFEFRRGVKRCVSICSLAFSMEGLYLSASSNTETVHIFKLENQREKSVPQEEPTTWTGYFGKVLMASTTYLPAHVTEMFTQGRAFATVRLPFSGHKNICALAIIQKIPRLLVAAADGYLYLYNLDPQEGGECTLMKQHKLDGSAEPGNEILEQTAHDRPLVAQTYSAAVAKGYTDDQGAVGGAGVEDDMNTLHLDEENEQPPLILETD; this is encoded by the exons ATGAACCTGGCCAGTCAGAGCGGAGAGGCCGGCTGCAGCCAGCTGCTCTTCGCCAACTTTAATCAGGATAACAC ATCCCTAGCTGTTGGTACCAAGTCTGGGTACAAGTTTTTCTCCTTGTCATCAGTAGACAAATTGGAACAGATCTATGAATGTA CTGACACAGAAGATGTGTGCATCGTGGAGAGATTGTTCTCCAGCAGCCTTGTCGCTATTGTCAGCCTTAAGGCACCTAGGAAGCTGAAGGTCTGTCATTTCAAGAAAGGGACGGAGATATGCAACTACAGCTACTCAAACACTATACTGGCTGTGAAACTAAACAGACAG AGATTGATAGTGTGCTTAGAGGAGTCACTCTATATCCACAACATTAGGGATATGAAAGTACTACATACCATTCGAGAGACCCCTCCAAATCCTTCCG GACTATGCGCCCTGTCAATCAGTAATGACAACTGCTACTTGGCCTATCCGGGAAGTGCAACAATTGGGGAGGTACAGGTTTTTGATACGGTCAACCTG AGGGCAGCTAACATGATACCTGCCCATGATAGCCCACTAGCAGCACTGGCGTTTGATGCAAGCGGCACTAAATTGGCCACAGCCTCTGAGAAG ggcACTGTGATCCGTGTGTTCTGCATTCCAGAGGGCCAAAAGCTCTTTGAGTTCAGGAGGGGGGTAAAGAG ATGTGTGAGCATCTGTTCCCTTGCCTTCAGTATGGAGGGACTCTACCTGTCTGCCTCAAGCAACACAGAGACGGTTCATATTTTTAAGCTGGAGAACCAGAGAGAGAAGTCAGT GCCTCAAGAGGAGCCCACTACTTGGACTGGATACTTTGGGAAAGTATTGATGGCCTCCACAACATATCTGCCTGCACACGTAACAGAGATGTTCACTCAAGGAAGGGCATTTGCTACAGTCAGACTGCCCTTTTCAGGTCACAAGAACATCTGCGCTCTGGCTAT AATCCAGAAGATTCCACGCCTGCTGGTGGCTGCAGCAGATGGCTATCTTTACCTGTACAATCTGGACCCACAGGAGGGAGGAGAATGCACACTAATGAAACAGCATAA GTTAGATGGAAGTGCAGAGCCAGGGAATGAAATTCTTGAACAGACAGCTCATGACCGACCACTTGTGGCACAGACCTACAGTGCTGCTGTTGCCAAAG GTTACACTGATGATCAGGGGGCAGTAGGGGGTGCTGGAGTGGAAGACGACATGAACACCCTGCACCTGGACGAAGAGAACGAGCAGCCTCCGTTAATCCTGGAAACGGACTGA
- the wipi2 gene encoding WD repeat domain phosphoinositide-interacting protein 2 isoform X2, producing the protein MNLASQSGEAGCSQLLFANFNQDNTSLAVGTKSGYKFFSLSSVDKLEQIYECTDTEDVCIVERLFSSSLVAIVSLKAPRKLKVCHFKKGTEICNYSYSNTILAVKLNRQRLIVCLEESLYIHNIRDMKVLHTIRETPPNPSGLCALSISNDNCYLAYPGSATIGEVQVFDTVNLRAANMIPAHDSPLAALAFDASGTKLATASEKGTVIRVFCIPEGQKLFEFRRGVKRCVSICSLAFSMEGLYLSASSNTETVHIFKLENQREKPQEEPTTWTGYFGKVLMASTTYLPAHVTEMFTQGRAFATVRLPFSGHKNICALAIIQKIPRLLVAAADGYLYLYNLDPQEGGECTLMKQHKLDGSAEPGNEILEQTAHDRPLVAQTYSAAVAKGYTDDQGAVGGAGVEDDMNTLHLDEENEQPPLILETD; encoded by the exons ATGAACCTGGCCAGTCAGAGCGGAGAGGCCGGCTGCAGCCAGCTGCTCTTCGCCAACTTTAATCAGGATAACAC ATCCCTAGCTGTTGGTACCAAGTCTGGGTACAAGTTTTTCTCCTTGTCATCAGTAGACAAATTGGAACAGATCTATGAATGTA CTGACACAGAAGATGTGTGCATCGTGGAGAGATTGTTCTCCAGCAGCCTTGTCGCTATTGTCAGCCTTAAGGCACCTAGGAAGCTGAAGGTCTGTCATTTCAAGAAAGGGACGGAGATATGCAACTACAGCTACTCAAACACTATACTGGCTGTGAAACTAAACAGACAG AGATTGATAGTGTGCTTAGAGGAGTCACTCTATATCCACAACATTAGGGATATGAAAGTACTACATACCATTCGAGAGACCCCTCCAAATCCTTCCG GACTATGCGCCCTGTCAATCAGTAATGACAACTGCTACTTGGCCTATCCGGGAAGTGCAACAATTGGGGAGGTACAGGTTTTTGATACGGTCAACCTG AGGGCAGCTAACATGATACCTGCCCATGATAGCCCACTAGCAGCACTGGCGTTTGATGCAAGCGGCACTAAATTGGCCACAGCCTCTGAGAAG ggcACTGTGATCCGTGTGTTCTGCATTCCAGAGGGCCAAAAGCTCTTTGAGTTCAGGAGGGGGGTAAAGAG ATGTGTGAGCATCTGTTCCCTTGCCTTCAGTATGGAGGGACTCTACCTGTCTGCCTCAAGCAACACAGAGACGGTTCATATTTTTAAGCTGGAGAACCAGAGAGAGAA GCCTCAAGAGGAGCCCACTACTTGGACTGGATACTTTGGGAAAGTATTGATGGCCTCCACAACATATCTGCCTGCACACGTAACAGAGATGTTCACTCAAGGAAGGGCATTTGCTACAGTCAGACTGCCCTTTTCAGGTCACAAGAACATCTGCGCTCTGGCTAT AATCCAGAAGATTCCACGCCTGCTGGTGGCTGCAGCAGATGGCTATCTTTACCTGTACAATCTGGACCCACAGGAGGGAGGAGAATGCACACTAATGAAACAGCATAA GTTAGATGGAAGTGCAGAGCCAGGGAATGAAATTCTTGAACAGACAGCTCATGACCGACCACTTGTGGCACAGACCTACAGTGCTGCTGTTGCCAAAG GTTACACTGATGATCAGGGGGCAGTAGGGGGTGCTGGAGTGGAAGACGACATGAACACCCTGCACCTGGACGAAGAGAACGAGCAGCCTCCGTTAATCCTGGAAACGGACTGA
- the arpc1b gene encoding actin-related protein 2/3 complex subunit 1B codes for MAYHSFLLEPISCHAWNKDRTQIALCPNNHEVHIYKKDGTNWNKIHVLKEHNGQVTGIDWATESNRIVTCGTDRNAYVWTLKGDAWKPTLVILRINRAARCVKWSPKENKFAVGSGSRLISVCYFEQENDWWVCKHIKKPIRSTILCLDWHPNNILLAAGSCDFKCRIFSAYIKEVEEKPAPTAWGSKMPFGEVMFESTGTSGWVHGVCFSDSGNRVAWASHDSTVAVAEGGKTAICSSLTSATLPLLCVTFITENSLVAAGHDCYPVLFVYNSSNAALSFGGKLDVPKQSAQKGMTARERFQNLDKKATTDSKEAVLESVHKNSISQISILNGGKAKCAKFCTTGMDGGMAIWDVKTLESAMKDLKIV; via the exons AAATAGCACTGTGTCCTAATAACCATGAAGTCCATATCTACAAGAAGGATGGAACCAACTGGAACAAAATCCATGTGCTGAAGGAGCACAATGGCCAGGTTACTG GCATTGACTGGGCCACTGAGAGCAATCGGATCGTCACCTGCGGCACTGACCGTAACGCATACGTCTGGACCCTAAAGGGAGACGCATGGAAGCCCACCCTGGTCATTCTCAGGATCAACCGTGCTGCCCGCTGTGTGAAATGGTCTCCCAAAGAAAACAAGTTTGCTGTGGGCAGTGGCTCGCGTCTGATCTCAGTGTGCTATTTTGAGCAGGAAAATGACTG GTGGGTGTGCAAGCACATTAAGAAACCCATCCGCTCCACCATCCTTTGTTTGGACTGGCACCCAAATAACATCCTTTTGGCAGCTGGATCATGTGATTTTAAATGCAG GATCTTCTCTGCTTACATAAAAGAAGTAGAAGAGAAGCCTGCTCCAACAGCATGGGGCTCTAAAATGCCCTTTGGAGAGGTCATGTTCGAATCTACTGGTACTTCAGGTTGGGTGCATGGCGTCTGCTTCTCGGACAGTGGGAATCGCGTGGCCTGGGCCAGCCATGACAGCACAGTGGCAGTTGCAGAGGGAGGAAAAACTGCTAT CTGCTCCAGTTTGACTTCAGCAACCTTGCCTCTTCTATGCGTGACTTTCATTACTGAGAACAGCCTAGTGGCAGCT GGCCACGACTGCTACCCTGTGTTGTTTGTCTACAATTCAAGCAATGCAGCCCTGTCTTTCGGAGGAAAACTTGATGTGCCCAAACAGAGTGCTCAGAAGGGCATGACGGCCAGAGAACGCTTCCAGAACTTGGATAAGAAAGCCACCACAGACAGCAAGGAAGCAGTCCTTGAGTCTGTGCACAAGAACAGCATCAG CCAAATCTCAATCCTTAATGGTGGAAAAGCCAAGTGTGCCAAATTCTGCACCACTGGTATGGATGGAGGCATGGCTATTTGGGATGTAAAG ACCCTTGAATCTGCAATGAAAGACCTCAAGATTGTCTAG